In Aspergillus chevalieri M1 DNA, chromosome 7, nearly complete sequence, the sequence CCTCTGTTCTCGACAGTATCATCGACACTACCATCCCGAACAATGTCCTCCTCCGCTACCCCCGTTGAGGACCTCATTCGCGAAAAGGTCCCCCCCCTCTTCCCCCTCCACCCCAGTTTTACCAGCGATACTAATAAGGTATAATGAATAGTTAACGACCTCTCTAACCCCCTCAACCCTCCTCATCCGTAATGACTCGCATCTTCACGCGCACCACGCCCCGATGCAGGGGTCGACGTCTAGGGAGACGCATTTCCAGTTCGTCACCCACCTGTTTCTACATACCCGAGAGTGAATATTGATGGATGAATAGTGTAACGATTACATCCCCAGCGTTCCAATCGAAGATGCAAGCCGCGCGACACCGGATGATCTACGCTCTACTGAAAGACGAAATGAGCCGGGAAGGCGGGATTCATGCTCTACAACTCAAAACGAGGACGCCGGAGGAAGAGCAGCGGGAGCTGGAGAAGCAGGGATAGATATTCACGGTAACAGCATTATTAGATATGTATTAGTATAGCGAGCAAGTCTAATATGTACATGAGCAGGAGCATCATGCGTGTCCAGCCATGTACGAGGACATCATCGCCATGGCTAATTATACAGCACAACACAAACAGAACTAGGAAACGCGACAGAGGAGAGGCTTTTTAAAGCAAAAAGCAAACGAGAGAATAGACAGGATTTGTACTCGGTAAATTGATCATATAACCCTGTCCGAAGCCAGCAAAGATACACAAGAGGGAGTATCAGAATAAAAGCAAAATAAAAACacaagataaaaaaaaaaagcaatcAATGACCAAAAGTCGGGGAATAAAATAGCATGATCCCAATCCTGACCAAAGTCTAGCAACCAGAACAAAGAACGAGAAACGACGTCTATTTGTTTTGGGTGACACCGACAGCAACACCCACAACAATGGCAATAATGAGGACTGCAGGCGTTAGTATCTAATTTAACGTGGGGAACAGGGGTTTACTTACCGACGATGAGCAGAGCGATCCACTTCCACTTCCGGGCTTTACGCGCACTGGAAATGGCCGAGTCGATCTGAGTGTTGGCATTTTGCACATTACCCACGACATCCTCGGCGCCGTGGTGAATCTGCTCCACTTGGGGTTCCTGGATATGCACAATTTCGGCGATTTCCTGGTACAGACGGCCGAGCTCGATCATATCCTGCTCGATCTTCCGAATAGCAGCCGATCGTTCCAAGGCGGCGCGACGGGCATCGTTGGCCTGACGGGATCGTGTACCGGCGACCTGTAATAGTTAGCATCATCCGTTAATGCGCATGTGCGGTGTACGTACCTGGAAGCTCTGCTCCTGGCCCATTAACACGTTATCAACACCCTGGTCAAGCTCCTCCGGAGTGGCCTCAGGGTTGGCAATCTCGTAACGACGACGAACTTGCTCGCGCAAACGCTTCTGGAAGTCCGACTGAGCGCGCTGGTACTGCTCGATTTCTCGACGCAGGTTGCGGCTGGTGACATCGATCTGGGTCTGGACGCGGGCGTCACCGGAACCGGGGGTCTGTTTGATGCGCTTGAGAAGGTCGCGCAGGTAGCGGAAACCGTTGTTGATCTCGTCTTCGATGTAGTCGAGGGTCTGGCGGGCAGTCTGATCCTCCTTTTCGGTGCTCGAATCCAGCAAGGCATTCTGGGCGGCAGAGAGTTGACCTTCGCGCTTGGCGCGCAGATCACCGATTCCATCGTTGATTTCCTTGCACTTGTTCAGAATGCCGGTGGTTCCGCCGCCGGGCTGCACCTGGTTCATTTCTGCTGCTGTTAGGCTATTTTCCAGAGTCGCTTGTCTCGAGATATCGACGCACCATAGTTGCCGTTGCCCTGCTCCATGGCATTACCCTGAGCGTAGGGGTTGGGTTGCGCGGCGGCACCGTAGGGGTTGTATTGGCCGTAGCCACCCTGGCCACCTTCGAGGTTCTGGTACTGCAAAGTGAGCAGATATCGAATAGAGATGGTGAAAATGACTTACACTCATTATGATTATTAGGTCTGGTCTATAAAATCGCTTTTAAGAGAAACGAAAAGAGAAGGGGAAACGAGGTTCGGGCGTCGCGAGTCCGTTTCTTCCGATGACCGAtcgaggtggtagtttgagTAATCGACCGGATGGGAATAAAATGTCTGATTAATTAATCGCAAAGGGAAAAATTCAGCGATAAAATCAGAAATAAAAgggagaaagaaagaagtaGAAGTTggaagatgaaggagagaagagaagaatgaGAGAACGAGAGAATGAGAGTGACAGGAGCAACGCGGCTGAGTACACGGAGTGTGGCGGCGGGCGAGAACAACCACAAAACGAACTCAGCAATGCCACCGATTAAAGAGCGTATGTTGAAGAGTGTAAAGATTAGAAAATAGAGAAtaaaaagaagggaaaatgagaaaagagaaaaatatTACTAGAGCTCCCACCGACAGCGCagactcttttcttttaggGGGGAATCACTTATGCACAGACCGAGCGGTGATCGTCGGGTCCCCTTTTCATTGATGTTTCACACCAAATTAGATAGATAGTAGCTGTATATACAGAGATAGAGATTTGAAGAATTAGAGCAGATTTtttctggagaagaaaaagatgaGTGTCACAATTGAATACTAGAGTTTATGAATAACCATGACGCAGGCTACCACTTTTCTTCGTCCTCGTGTTAGGGTCGCATCAGCCATACCTTGGCTATAATTAAACACTGAGACACTCGTATATTAAAGCTCTAACGCTCTTTAGCGCCTCTGCGCTTAACAGCCACCCCCAATTTAGAAATCACGTGCCGTGTGTGACTCAGCAGTGCCAAATGCGGCAACTATGAGGCTATTCGACCCTGTCACAGACTGAATAAGATGTCGGATAATTCTTAGCTctctgtactccatacagggTACATAGTACAATCCCTGGTGGCTGCATCACAAGCATTATGGAGAACCGTTTATGCAAGTCATGCAGGTCACGTGGTATACATCGCACATCCATGATGGCTCGCAGTCTCCTATCTGCTTTCCATATACCAAAGTCAACGATATCAGGCAGCGGCTTCTATCCTGATACCTCATTGAATCCCCGGGTTCGTGAACAAGAACTATGGCATAACCGACAGTCTTTCCTGACAAGAGCATAAGACTTTATCACcaaattttctttttcccgTAATTAGATAATTCTTCCTCAATGAGTCCATGCTTGTATAGCAGCTACTTGCCACTTCGAAAAGAACTTGGGCGTATACACAGCTCTTCGCACAAGCAAAGATACCAATAGCTTAGAGGACCAAGTGCATTCGCCTACCATTAATAGCTCAAGAGGGCATCTTGCCCTCACTGAGAAAGCCTTCTGTCGAACATCTCAATCATCATCCAACCTTGTCAATGGGATAACAGAATTGATTATCTACCTATAACCGAGAGACAACAGCTTTTCTGCAATTCTTCTTATATCTCGATTTTTGGTATCACGATGAGCAGGAGGAAGGAAACTTTATGGCTGAAGTAGACACGTTGAGAAAACGAGGTCTCGACCAGGTTACCAAGAAAGCTTTTGAAAGTTCCACGCATGCTTGCAACGAAGGTTTCAAATCACGTGCGTATAATTGGGGGGAGAGCCATGCTAATTTGAGAGTCTTGGCCAGAGAATATCGCAGAAACCTGAGTGTCCCGGCAAATTTTCGTCAGGACAGCAACATAAGAGGCTGCTCTTGTGTTAAGGTCTTCACATACTCAAGCGTGTCGCAGTTCTACTAGCCACGCAAGCATTGTATGCAGATCGATTCTATCTGATTGATTGACAGGAATGTCACGGCTATTATATATGCGGTAGCCCATGCAACCTCGAAACAAGTTTACACAAGGCTCCCACTATACAATCAAAGCAATCAGCAAGCTGAACATGTTAAATCGTTTTAGGGAAGGTTACCCGCGAAACGGATACAACCAGAAAGACCTAAAGAACCTGAAATCCCGATGACACCGAAGTCGGGTTACAGCTCGCTCAATCGACGATAAATGACAGAGCATGACGCTACAGATTACACTGCCCATAGAGAACGAGAAGGGACACACTGCTTATCCAACAGATACTGGTGATCCAAGCTGTACGATAAATTCAAGGAATATGTAAAGGTATTTTCTTTTGCCAGGCCAGAACCAATCAGGAAGAGCTCTGTCCGACATGGACATCGATTCTCTGAGAGAAGGGAGTCGACGCAATGCATATGCCGCCGGAAAAAGAATGACCTGAAGTGGACGAACCTACCCGAGGGGGCCAGTTTTGCTCTGTCGCCTGGCCAAGCGACGCCTTGCTATGGATACGTTACAAGAATCACGAAATGGTACGATTTATCTGGACATGAATCTGACTTCGACAGTCGTTCAGATTGAATAATTTGTACGGCTAGCGCTGGAGGGACTCTAATATGCGACCCAAGAAAAAAACATCTTGGTGTTGCTGTATCGTGGAAACACAGGAGTATGGGTTTTCTTATAGCGCAATTTCTTCCCACCCAAGCAGATCTAAGAGCTATCCTCATATGTCCAAACAGAAACGAAAGCCTGCAGCATTGGCTCACAGTACACGTTACTCTCTCCGTAGGCACGTCGTGTTCAAGCGCCCCCAGGACACAGATATTGGGCACTTTTCAGCCTGGTTCTTTCATCATGCTTGTGCGTGAAGAGATCTGCGCCACATTGTAGTATTCAAGGATAACAACAAAGCAGCTCGCGATTCACCATATACAAGAAGGTTAGGTCTGGTTGATGGTATTGAGATGCAAGTGAACAAATCAGAATACAGCAATATTCAAGCAGGCCATATAATCTCATACACTGCTCTCAGTGGGGAAAGAAAACTTGTATGTGTCAGTCACAAACACTATCCAATTCAAGCTGACATCTGCTCTCACAGAATTCCACGCAGAAATTTACAGTAAAGCTATTAACGTCTTTGGAGAAGATCGTGTTTGAAATTGTCAATTACCAATTATTCGCTTCGGGTCCCTCGCTGAGTGGAAAATCACCAATGACCCCTTACGGGACTTGCCCCGAATAACATCGAATTCAAGTTTATtgatatccatatcatactggaaagagaaagctaCAGCCCTAGTTGATAGTATGGAATTGTGATTTGGTGTGTTCCCCTCTTAGTGCTCATACGCATGTATGAGTCGATCACCAGCAGACCCATACCTTTTCAAAATTAAAGCCGAGACTTTATCTTATATGTCTAAGCAGAGACGTGTGATCTCATCGTCTAGCGCGGTGAAAGGGCTCGTTACGGAAGAGACGCAAACTACAATTTAAAACCAGTTCATATTTCTTGTCCTATCGTTTCAAATTAGGTATTTGAGAGTAAAGACGAAGACGTCGGCTCCGAAATCATTGGCCACCAGCAGCAATATGAGCCTAACCTTTTGACCTGGATCACCAAAAGCAACGCACCGCAATGAGAATGAATAATTGCTGCTATGAGCGAAGACATCGCCTTCAAAACGTGCTTTGGAATGAGACGGTAGAATGGAGTTGTCAAAACTATGGATGACAGCTGGCTTTGGCGACGCCCCATCTAAAAGATTGCTTTGAGTGCTAAGATTGACTCATGGTCCTTGTTGTCACAGACATATCCTACAGAGAGACGCACTGTTCAGGGCAGGATATTCAAAGCAAACCTTGGCTATGTAATAGCATTTAGGTGTTCCGAAGCGGAGCAAGCTAGACGCATCAGAGATTAAGAGATCCACCACTTCTAGAATGGCTACCAGcgtctcctccctctcctttCATTTTATTGTGTTGTTGTGCAGATTTTGAAGGAAGAAATGAAAAAATTATCAGATCAAGGACACGGAGTTGAAGTGTTATAGAAGGCAATTGAAGGATTCCTAGTCAATGAGTTCTCAAGTGAGTATATATTAAACACAGATAATAAGGAGGGCAATTCGAACAGACTCTTAGTATCAAACCTGCTTGCAACTCATGCACACTATATTACAGTGACGTGCAGCTTATACATAAGCTCTATGAGCAGACGGACTAGAGAGAGCTGAGACCTTACCTTACACCAAAAAAGGTACAAAGCCAATAAGATTCCCGTTCCAAGTTGTGCTTCACTAGAGCCAACGAACGCTCGGTGCCATTTACCACTGACGATGGTGGCTCGGTCAGGGGCTATGTTCGAACCAAGGCTTTCGTTGCGTTCTATCGTCCCAAACTCGAAAGTGAATATGAGGTCAGGTTTGGTTGGCTTTGACACCTACCAGCTTAATGCGCCTCTCGTGAGCCCCGGCAGTGCAAGCTGCTACATGTCACGATTGTGACCAAATTGACCATAAAAACACACTCAGGATGTCGTGCTTTGGGTCTATAATGGAATCGCCAAGATCTTTTACGCTTTTCATCTATGGAATCTGCAGGCAGGACTATCTAAAAAGAGATTTACACCGTTGTATAGTATGTGATTGTGTTTTCCTAACGGACGGGAATATGATAGTATCCCCATACCATCACAAGATGAGCACATGACGAGTCCGATAGCGGCCTCTTGATCTAGGGTGTGCATATCATAGTTCCAAAGACAGGGTGGAAAGAGCAAAATACTCAGTCATCGTTATTTACCCATCTACACACACCCCCTAACACGTCCACAAGCGAAAAGCAGAACACAACTTTAAAATACCAGAAAGAAAACGAAGTGCATTAGTTCCCTTGTGTCTGCGCATTTGTCACAACTAGACGAACTTGGCCGATCAAAACAAGCTCAGGATGGTAGTCACACCAGACAATATAATGCATGACAGTTAATGTTTACTGCGCGGAGCTTGACTGGTTGCTACATAGTTACGATCCCAACGAAAAGTCAGGGGCTGCTTCAAAAACTGATGATTACTTGATGTTCACAAGAGCTTCTGATATTCATTAACCCAATACTTGACAATGAACATTCATCATGATTCGTAACATCCCCGACCCGACCCGCGAGCTGCATTATGTACTTTAAACATTATTAACGAAACGAAAAGAAACCCAACTCGTGACCCTATTCCTTCCGCTCCTCTTTAGCAACAGGAGCATCCGGATCATCCGCATCCAACGCATTCATGTCCTCCTCCTTAGCGTTCAAGTGGTGATACGTGAGGAAAAAGATGATACCCGTGCAGAACGACGCGCACGCGACACCAGTGAACATCCACAGGATAGCAGGGTCGTATGCAGCGGGTGTGAGGGCTTCGGCGATAGCAGCACCGAAGGCGTTAGTGAGGAGGTACATGGATTGGACGAAGGATTTCATGGATGGCGGGGCCTTGGTGTAGGCGTATTCGAGACCGGAGACGGAGGCGAAGATTTCGGATAGACCGATAAAGACATAGGCGGGGGTCTGAATGGCGATGTGGACGTGGTTGCCCTGCGTTGTGCCGTCGACGATGGAGGCATCGCAGCCCGGGTGCTCGTAGCAGGGGCCGGCGGAGTAGATGAGGTGTTGGACGATGGCGGCGTACATCATGGCGAGAGAGGCGACGATGAATCCCAGTGAGATACGCGTGATTGGCTTGAAGGGGATGCGCAGACGGCGCATGAGCGGGTAGACCACGGTCTCGAGGATGGGGATAAACACGAGAATGGAGATGGGGTCAAAGTTCTGCATGAGGTCGTTGGGAATGCCATGGCCCTCCATCTGTCCGGCCTGCGTGACAAAGTTACCCGAGAACTGCGTGTACACGACCCAGTAGATAGGGTAGAAGCAGAACACCTGGCATGCGACAAGCGCACGCTTGAGTTCGTCGATGAAATGGTCGTCCCAGGGGAGGTTGGTGCGTGCGCGGCGGCCACCGTTCTCTGCCTGCCAGGTCGGTTTGGGGGCGTCCATGTTGCGGTTGATGACCATGATCCAGAGAGCCTTGAAGGCATCGGTGATAATGGAGCCCTGCGGAGGGCGCACGACGTAGAATTTGCGGCCAAGCAGAACGGTCGTAGTTCCAACTATGAACATGCACAGGCAGAGTAGGTAAGCAGACCAGTAGCCCACGAGCTTTTCCATGTATGGCGTTGCCAGCAACGACAGCGAGCCGATATTGATGCAACCGTAGAAAATCATGTAGATCCGCTGGATCGTCAGGGCGGGATCAATAATGACTCGTTCGCCCTTTTTGGTGCTAACGGCCATTTTCTTGCGCTTGTATTggtccgcaatctgcgcGGTTAGTACCTTCTCTTATTAAGATATTCGGGGTGACTTACCAAAGGAGCAACGTTACTCTTGATGCCACCCGTGCCAATACCGATGATCAGAATCGCCGCGATGAAACCACCAAGACCGGCGCCATTCTCCAAAGAAGCAGGAATCGAGGTGCACACCATGATCAGCAAACCAGCCATGTAGATGAGCGAAAAGAGCACAATGGCCTTGTATTTGCCCAGGTACTGGTCGGCCACAATAGCACCAAGAATAGGAGTGACTGAAAAGTCAGCATTCACTGCGCAATCCACCGGAACCGGACGAAAACTCACCATAGCACCAGAACTGAAAGAACGTATTCAGACCAGTAGCACCCTGGTGACCCATTCCCAGCGCACCACGACCCTGACTACCGTCGAGAGGCAGGTTGATGTAGTTCTGGAAGATACCTGACATGCCGTAGAAGGTGAAACGCTCGCACAGTTCGACGACGGCGACCAGCCAGGCCGAGATGGGAAGGTTCTCAGCGACATGGCGAaggcttttcttttcatcctCGTTGGGTTCTTCGCCGTCAGGAGTGTCGCCCAGGGCTTTCTCGGTGGTTTCCGCTGGGTCTTTCACGGTGGTGATGGTATCCTGGGGTCTGCGGTAGTCAGTATTTCTGTGAgcgaaaaaaggaaagaagaacgCACTGAGCAGGCTCAACCTCGTGTTCTGCGGCCATGGTGAGATTAGGAAACCACGGAGGGACTATCGTCTTATCTTGCAAGATAAACAGCGACGACACAGCACAGAACACAAAGGAATGCGTGTTAAGAGGGGGGAAATAAATAACAAAAAGGAcgggagagaaaaaagaagagcagacatttatttatttatttatttaatcaagtttaaggtccataccgagccctagggGCTATGACAGACCGCTACCAAGATGGTAGACTTATTCAGTACATTCAGTTTTTCTTAACATCTTTTTTCTTGACCATTCGTagccttttcctcgccccaatccGCCTTGTCTGCGCAGGGCATTTGGGCAGTACTTATTTCTTATGCCCCTATAGCGCTACGATAACTGTGGCTATAGGGCCCTAAGAAAGTTCCTAACCCTCCTTGTATTATTGGCTAGTTCACTCTAGCCACCTTCGACGGGTAAAGAACCCATGATTCCTTGTCCATAAGGACCGTACCCTATCCCTAGGGATAAGTAGCTTAGCTGAGGCATGAGCTTACCATCCGCTCCTTTTTACATCTGAGCTTGATGTGATTCAAACTGTTAATTGGCCTAGGCCGTTCTTCGTAAGCATCCTTAGGGGTTAGAGGCTGGGAAAGGTCCTCTAACACCCCACACCGTGTGTGATAGACTAGAGAACGCTCACTTACTTCTTTTTGGGAGCCCCTAGATGCTCCCGGGTGCCGTAGCATGCCAAATTCCTCGGAAAAAGGCCACATGGTGGTATAATGTGCCAGTGGTGAGAATCGAACTCACGACCTCCCAGGAGTAGAACTTTCTCTAGGAAAAGTTCCCAATAATGGGGGCTGCCTCGGGACGCTACCACAACGCCACGCCGCCGGCAGAGCAGACATTTTAAACAGGAAGAAATCAGCACGCGAGTAACCCGGGCCCTGGCAACATGCGACACTACCGTTCTTAGTGCCTGTTATCAGTGAATAACACCCACCACCATTCGGCAATGTAACCCCAGAATGAGCGATATGACAGGCGGATTGGTGAATGGCCCTCCCATTGGACCGGCCGCTTTCTCGAACATC encodes:
- a CDS encoding peptide MFS transporter (COG:E;~EggNog:ENOG410Q5CS;~InterPro:IPR000109,IPR018456,IPR036259;~PFAM:PF00854;~TransMembrane:10 (i135-158o164-189i219-240o246-267i330-347o377-394i406-428o462-483i495-514o520-542i);~go_component: GO:0016020 - membrane [Evidence IEA];~go_function: GO:0022857 - transmembrane transporter activity [Evidence IEA];~go_process: GO:0006857 - oligopeptide transport [Evidence IEA];~go_process: GO:0055085 - transmembrane transport [Evidence IEA]) — translated: MAAEHEVEPAQPQDTITTVKDPAETTEKALGDTPDGEEPNEDEKKSLRHVAENLPISAWLVAVVELCERFTFYGMSGIFQNYINLPLDGSQGRGALGMGHQGATGLNTFFQFWCYVTPILGAIVADQYLGKYKAIVLFSLIYMAGLLIMVCTSIPASLENGAGLGGFIAAILIIGIGTGGIKSNVAPLIADQYKRKKMAVSTKKGERVIIDPALTIQRIYMIFYGCINIGSLSLLATPYMEKLVGYWSAYLLCLCMFIVGTTTVLLGRKFYVVRPPQGSIITDAFKALWIMVINRNMDAPKPTWQAENGGRRARTNLPWDDHFIDELKRALVACQVFCFYPIYWVVYTQFSGNFVTQAGQMEGHGIPNDLMQNFDPISILVFIPILETVVYPLMRRLRIPFKPITRISLGFIVASLAMMYAAIVQHLIYSAGPCYEHPGCDASIVDGTTQGNHVHIAIQTPAYVFIGLSEIFASVSGLEYAYTKAPPSMKSFVQSMYLLTNAFGAAIAEALTPAAYDPAILWMFTGVACASFCTGIIFFLTYHHLNAKEEDMNALDADDPDAPVAKEERKE
- a CDS encoding BolA family protein (BUSCO:EOG09265LEG;~COG:T;~EggNog:ENOG410PS86;~InterPro:IPR002634,IPR036065;~PFAM:PF01722) — protein: MYLRSSLSSLRRPLFSTVSSTLPSRTMSSSATPVEDLIREKLTTSLTPSTLLIRNDSHLHAHHAPMQGSTSRETHFHVTITSPAFQSKMQAARHRMIYALLKDEMSREGGIHALQLKTRTPEEEQRELEKQG
- the SSO2 gene encoding syntaxin (COG:U;~EggNog:ENOG410PK20;~InterPro:IPR006011,IPR010989,IPR000727;~PFAM:PF05739,PF00804;~TransMembrane:1 (i284-304o);~go_component: GO:0016020 - membrane [Evidence IEA];~go_process: GO:0016192 - vesicle-mediated transport [Evidence IEA]) → MSYQNLEGGQGGYGQYNPYGAAAQPNPYAQGNAMEQGNGNYEMNQVQPGGGTTGILNKCKEINDGIGDLRAKREGQLSAAQNALLDSSTEKEDQTARQTLDYIEDEINNGFRYLRDLLKRIKQTPGSGDARVQTQIDVTSRNLRREIEQYQRAQSDFQKRLREQVRRRYEIANPEATPEELDQGVDNVLMGQEQSFQVAGTRSRQANDARRAALERSAAIRKIEQDMIELGRLYQEIAEIVHIQEPQVEQIHHGAEDVVGNVQNANTQIDSAISSARKARKWKWIALLIVVLIIAIVVGVAVGVTQNK